The proteins below are encoded in one region of Asticcacaulis excentricus CB 48:
- a CDS encoding shikimate dehydrogenase family protein, whose amino-acid sequence MKHLPTGAALVAGVVGQPIRQSLSPFLHTAWLRHMGLNGVYAPFAPADDHAFERLILSCRTNGIKGLNITAPFKELALKLADTSTDLARRCGSANLLTFDEDGSVHAHSTDGHGLIQAFHLQAPECDLTAGAVTLLGAGGASRAVVAALLDKGCRDVRIVNRTVARAEEIVFAFKEGVSAYALSDIDRAFAGSVAVINAASGGPLPLFDALDASATAMDMTYRPLKTNWLQAAEARGLTTVDGLMMLIEQARPSFAAFYGQAPDADFDVRGLALEFLGETK is encoded by the coding sequence ATGAAACACCTCCCCACAGGCGCGGCCCTGGTCGCCGGCGTTGTCGGTCAGCCGATCCGCCAGTCCCTTTCTCCCTTTCTGCACACGGCCTGGCTAAGGCATATGGGCCTCAACGGCGTCTATGCGCCCTTCGCGCCTGCCGATGATCATGCGTTTGAACGTCTTATTTTGTCGTGCCGCACCAATGGCATCAAAGGCTTGAACATCACCGCTCCGTTCAAGGAACTGGCGTTGAAGCTCGCTGACACATCGACCGATCTGGCCCGTCGCTGCGGCTCGGCCAATCTTCTGACCTTTGACGAAGACGGCAGCGTACACGCCCACTCCACCGACGGTCACGGGCTTATTCAGGCCTTTCATCTACAGGCGCCCGAGTGTGACCTAACGGCAGGCGCCGTGACGCTTCTTGGTGCCGGTGGGGCGTCGCGCGCCGTGGTGGCCGCCCTTCTGGATAAGGGCTGCCGCGATGTGCGCATCGTCAACCGCACAGTGGCCCGCGCCGAAGAGATCGTCTTTGCCTTCAAAGAGGGCGTCAGTGCCTATGCGCTGAGCGATATCGACCGCGCCTTTGCCGGTTCGGTGGCGGTGATCAATGCCGCGTCGGGCGGTCCCCTGCCCTTGTTTGACGCGCTCGATGCGTCAGCAACGGCTATGGACATGACCTACAGGCCGTTGAAAACCAACTGGTTGCAGGCGGCTGAAGCGCGCGGTCTCACAACGGTCGATGGCCTGATGATGCTGATTGAACAGGCGCGCCCGTCCTTTGCCGCCTTCTATGGTCAGGCCCCGGATGCGGATTTCGACGTGCGCGGTCTGGCGCTGGAATTTCTGGGTGAGACGAAGTGA
- the coaE gene encoding dephospho-CoA kinase (Dephospho-CoA kinase (CoaE) performs the final step in coenzyme A biosynthesis.): protein MIRLGLTGSIGMGKSTIARMFADEGLPVWDADETVHRLYATSEPLKAALVEAFGEVLTDGSVDRAKLSLNLKAKPDGFARLNALVHPATVADREAFLVHHAAAGTRLTLCDIPLLFETGAQTSFDKVVVVSAPPEVQAARVLARPGMTAEKFADILARQMPDAEKRRRADFVIDTSQTLQANRQQVREIIRDLHEA, encoded by the coding sequence GTGATCCGTCTGGGTCTCACCGGCTCCATAGGTATGGGCAAATCGACCATAGCGCGCATGTTCGCCGACGAAGGCTTGCCGGTCTGGGATGCCGACGAGACGGTTCATCGGCTATACGCGACCTCCGAACCGCTGAAAGCTGCCCTGGTCGAAGCCTTTGGTGAGGTTTTGACAGACGGCTCAGTTGATCGCGCGAAGCTATCTCTCAACCTGAAGGCAAAACCGGACGGTTTTGCACGGCTGAATGCTCTGGTCCATCCGGCGACGGTCGCCGATCGTGAGGCGTTTCTGGTCCACCATGCCGCCGCAGGCACGCGCCTCACCTTATGCGATATTCCGCTATTGTTTGAAACCGGCGCGCAAACAAGCTTCGACAAGGTGGTCGTCGTATCCGCCCCACCGGAGGTTCAGGCCGCCCGCGTCCTAGCCCGCCCCGGCATGACAGCGGAAAAGTTTGCGGACATATTGGCGCGTCAGATGCCAGACGCGGAAAAGCGCCGCCGTGCGGATTTCGTTATCGACACGTCGCAAACGCTTCAGGCCAATCGTCAACAGGTGCGTGAGATTATCCGCGATCTGCACGAAGCCTGA
- the dnaQ gene encoding DNA polymerase III subunit epsilon has translation MRQIVLDTETTGIDPKKGHRLIEVGCIEIEDLLPTGKTFHHYFNPERLIEPDAIRVHGITDEMVADKPKFADLAQAFIDFVGDAPIIAHNASFDRGFINMELERLGLDPTDPDRWVDTLELARYKFPGMANSLDALCKRYNISLAERDKHGALLDARLLAGVYLELSGGKERGLDLKMHGMVSEDGTEIRVMNHGQRPRPLPSHIHPEEAEAHKAFCLKYLKDQNMWGYTAS, from the coding sequence ATGCGTCAGATCGTCCTCGATACCGAAACCACCGGCATTGACCCGAAAAAAGGCCACCGCCTGATCGAAGTCGGCTGCATCGAAATCGAAGATCTGCTGCCGACGGGCAAGACCTTTCACCATTATTTCAACCCCGAACGGCTGATAGAGCCGGACGCCATCCGCGTTCATGGCATCACCGATGAGATGGTGGCGGACAAGCCGAAATTTGCGGATCTGGCTCAGGCCTTTATCGACTTCGTCGGCGATGCGCCGATTATCGCGCACAATGCCTCGTTTGACCGGGGCTTTATCAATATGGAGCTAGAGCGACTGGGTCTGGATCCCACCGACCCGGACCGTTGGGTCGATACACTGGAACTGGCACGCTACAAGTTTCCGGGCATGGCCAATTCGCTTGATGCCCTGTGTAAGCGCTATAATATCTCACTGGCCGAACGCGACAAACACGGGGCCTTGCTCGATGCGCGTCTGCTGGCCGGCGTTTATCTGGAGCTGTCTGGCGGTAAGGAACGCGGCCTTGACCTCAAGATGCACGGAATGGTGTCCGAAGACGGCACGGAGATCCGCGTGATGAACCACGGCCAGCGTCCCCGCCCTCTGCCCTCGCACATCCATCCGGAAGAAGCCGAAGCGCATAAGGCCTTCTGCCTCAAATATCTTAAAGACCAGAATATGTGGGGCTACACGGCCTCATAG
- the secB gene encoding protein-export chaperone SecB, with the protein MADDSIPAENGTAPATDAQGGPLPANMQVLAQFIRDFSFENPRAPNSLRMDQRPEIDMGVEMNAKGRPDGLFEVDLKLSVKASNPEGPMFAIELVYGGLFQLANVPQAAIEPTLLVECPRYLFPFARRIIADATSDGGFFPPFFVEPIDFAALYMQQKGQIGETAGQA; encoded by the coding sequence ATGGCTGACGATTCGATCCCCGCCGAAAACGGCACCGCCCCGGCCACCGACGCCCAGGGCGGCCCTCTGCCTGCCAATATGCAGGTTCTGGCCCAGTTTATTCGCGATTTCTCGTTTGAAAACCCGCGCGCGCCCAACTCGCTGCGCATGGATCAGCGTCCGGAAATCGATATGGGCGTAGAAATGAACGCCAAGGGCCGTCCGGACGGCCTGTTCGAAGTCGATCTGAAGCTGTCGGTCAAGGCATCAAACCCCGAAGGTCCGATGTTTGCGATCGAACTGGTCTATGGCGGCCTGTTCCAGCTGGCCAACGTGCCGCAAGCGGCGATCGAGCCGACCCTTTTGGTCGAATGCCCGCGTTACCTCTTCCCATTCGCCCGCCGCATCATCGCCGATGCGACCTCCGACGGCGGCTTCTTCCCGCCCTTCTTCGTCGAACCCATCGACTTTGCCGCGCTCTATATGCAGCAAAAGGGTCAGATCGGCGAAACCGCTGGCCAGGCATAA
- a CDS encoding Tim44/TimA family putative adaptor protein, protein MPWDLLILALIAVVVLFQLYNVLGRRVGFKAEDKPVVPKTEDSEGPFNRPGQEPKAQPERLRMPNLDALKSRDAHFNEINFVEKAREAYEQIVLAFNRGEIEGLKDRLSESVYGVFAKAIEARGEQKAMTVSFVESPKTDLDQIDLKDDRASVRVRFLSELLYEMADPDGGEPKKAHRRTAEFWTFQKNLKSPTNPWILSRVEAAKA, encoded by the coding sequence ATGCCCTGGGACCTGCTGATTCTGGCCTTGATCGCCGTGGTCGTGCTGTTTCAGCTCTACAACGTGTTGGGCCGCCGCGTCGGATTCAAGGCCGAAGACAAACCCGTTGTCCCCAAGACCGAGGACTCGGAGGGCCCATTCAACAGGCCGGGTCAGGAGCCAAAGGCGCAGCCCGAACGCCTGCGTATGCCCAATCTGGACGCCTTAAAGTCGCGCGATGCCCATTTCAACGAGATCAATTTCGTTGAAAAGGCGCGTGAAGCCTATGAACAGATCGTGTTGGCTTTCAATCGCGGGGAAATCGAGGGTCTCAAGGATCGTTTGTCGGAAAGCGTTTATGGCGTCTTCGCCAAGGCCATCGAGGCGCGCGGTGAACAGAAGGCTATGACTGTGTCATTTGTCGAATCGCCGAAGACAGATCTCGATCAGATCGACCTGAAAGATGACCGGGCCTCGGTGCGTGTGCGCTTCCTGTCGGAACTCCTTTATGAGATGGCCGACCCGGACGGTGGCGAACCGAAAAAGGCGCATCGCCGCACGGCTGAATTCTGGACCTTCCAGAAAAACCTGAAATCGCCGACCAATCCGTGGATTCTGTCCCGTGTCGAGGCCGCCAAGGCATGA
- a CDS encoding MltA domain-containing protein, protein MLTVARRLLAYGCVSMAALSLVACVETPKPPVGPSPLPSPPVPETDPQPVPTPPPSEPLASRPSQSLSALPGWGETDPFIALEAVRGACAYRQGRQYARACDALKTQAFEQPEEIKQWLEARFRVERIEGEGLLTAYFVPEYPATTTPSREFSQPVRTKPADLVLVDGAQMTPPQPAGKRFAARRAGELYVPYYTRAEIEAQPVTGQAYYMRPEDYFFMQIQGSGYLTLEDGTRFMAAYAADNGLPFVGIAKTLTERGLMKKEQTSGEAIRQWLADNRGPVAQEVMNQNPRYAFFSMDMTKMEPLGAAAIPLPAGAAIAIDPSFHPYGDLYWVDADAGSLSGAFPAYRRLVAALDTGGAIRGKIRADLYMGHGDRAGREAGRVKHKLRLWRIVPAE, encoded by the coding sequence GTGCTGACCGTCGCACGGCGTCTGCTCGCCTATGGATGCGTGTCCATGGCGGCGCTGAGTCTGGTGGCGTGCGTCGAAACACCCAAGCCTCCGGTGGGCCCGTCACCCCTACCGTCACCGCCCGTCCCCGAGACAGACCCACAGCCGGTGCCGACGCCTCCTCCGTCTGAGCCTCTCGCGTCGCGGCCGTCACAAAGTCTTTCGGCTTTGCCAGGCTGGGGGGAGACGGACCCCTTTATTGCCCTTGAAGCCGTGCGCGGGGCCTGTGCCTATCGTCAGGGGCGCCAATACGCCCGGGCCTGCGATGCGCTTAAGACACAGGCGTTTGAACAGCCGGAAGAAATCAAGCAATGGCTTGAGGCCCGCTTTCGTGTCGAACGCATCGAAGGCGAGGGGCTTTTAACGGCCTATTTCGTGCCGGAATACCCGGCGACCACCACCCCTTCGCGCGAGTTTTCGCAACCCGTCCGTACCAAACCCGCCGACCTGGTATTGGTCGATGGGGCGCAAATGACCCCTCCACAGCCGGCAGGCAAACGCTTTGCGGCGCGCCGGGCCGGCGAGCTTTATGTGCCTTATTACACGCGCGCTGAAATCGAGGCCCAACCGGTCACGGGCCAGGCCTATTATATGCGGCCCGAAGACTATTTCTTTATGCAGATTCAGGGCTCTGGCTATCTGACGCTCGAAGACGGGACGCGCTTCATGGCGGCCTATGCCGCTGATAATGGCCTGCCGTTTGTAGGGATTGCCAAGACCCTGACCGAACGCGGTCTGATGAAGAAGGAACAAACTTCCGGCGAGGCTATTCGCCAATGGCTGGCCGATAATCGCGGCCCGGTGGCGCAGGAGGTCATGAACCAGAACCCGCGCTATGCCTTCTTTTCAATGGATATGACTAAGATGGAGCCGTTGGGCGCCGCGGCGATCCCGCTGCCCGCTGGCGCGGCCATTGCCATTGATCCGTCTTTCCACCCTTATGGTGATCTGTACTGGGTCGATGCGGATGCGGGTTCGCTCAGCGGCGCCTTCCCCGCCTACCGCCGCCTGGTGGCGGCCCTCGACACGGGTGGGGCCATTCGCGGAAAGATTCGCGCCGACCTCTATATGGGTCACGGCGACCGCGCGGGCCGCGAAGCCGGGCGCGTCAAGCACAAGCTGCGCCTGTGGCGTATCGTTCCGGCGGAATGA